The DNA segment TGCAGTGGTACCACTCTGACCCCATCCCGAACTCAGAGGTGAAACGCTGCTATGGCTACGATAGTCTAGGGGTTGCCCTATGCCACAATCGCTCGGTGCCAGGTTCTATTTTTTAACTAAGAAGGCGTTCTCATGATTTGAGACCGCCTTTTTGTTTTATCTATGTAGCAGTTAAAGACTGTCATTCTGTCTGCTTGAGATTCTTTCATATTGTACTGAATTCCATTTGTCTGACATTTTGCTAACCTAGATTGCATTTCTTGATTTGGAATTCTGAATTTTTATGACTAATTACTTTCGGTCTAATGTTGAGGCTATGGCTAGTTATGTGCCTGGTGAACAGCCACCACAAGGGACACAGGTGATTAAGCTCAACAGTAATGAGAACCCTTACCCTCCTTCACCTGAGGCATTAGCGGCAATAAAAGATATTGATGGTGAATGCTTACGACGATACCCAGAACCATTTGGGGAAGAATTTAGAAAGGCTGTAAGTCAACTTTTAGGTGTTCCTTGTAATTGGGTGATTGTGGGTAATGGCAGTGACGAAATATTAAGCATAGTCATTCGTGCTTGTGCAGAACCGACGCGAAAGGTGGTTTATCCTGTGCCTACTTATGTGCTTTATCGCACATTAACCGAAATGCAGGCGGCGGACATTTTGGAGATTCCCTATAGGGAATATAACATTTTACCTGTGGCAGACTTGATTGCTGCTCATGGCTCTGTGACATTTATTGCATCGCCTAATAGTCCATCTGGTCATGTTGTACCAAGTGATGACTTACGGAAATTGGCTAGTGAATTATCTGGGGTTTTAGTTATAGATGAGGCTTATGTAGACTTTGCGGAAGAAAGTGCCTTGAATTTAGTTCAAGATCATGAAAATGTAATTTTGATTCGGACACTTTCTAAAGGATATTCCTTAGCAGGATTGCGTTTAGGATTTGGGGTTGGAAATCCTCAACTATTGAATGGATTGTTTAAAGTAAAAGATAGCTATAATGTTGATGCGATCGCCTGCAAAGTAGCCACAGCAGCCATCACTGACCAAGCTTATAAAAACGCTTGCGTAGCCAAGGTTAAAGCATCAAGAACTCGGTTAGCAAAAGACTTAAAGCAATTAGGTTTTTGTGTTTGGGATTCCCAAGCCAATTTTTTACTAACTCAACCTCCCCAGGGGAACGCCGAATACCTCTATCAACAACTTAGAGAAAAGAAGATTTTAATCCGCTACTTCAAACAACCAGGACTAGAAGATAAGTTACGTATT comes from the Nostoc sp. PCC 7120 = FACHB-418 genome and includes:
- the hisC gene encoding histidinol-phosphate transaminase, translating into MTNYFRSNVEAMASYVPGEQPPQGTQVIKLNSNENPYPPSPEALAAIKDIDGECLRRYPEPFGEEFRKAVSQLLGVPCNWVIVGNGSDEILSIVIRACAEPTRKVVYPVPTYVLYRTLTEMQAADILEIPYREYNILPVADLIAAHGSVTFIASPNSPSGHVVPSDDLRKLASELSGVLVIDEAYVDFAEESALNLVQDHENVILIRTLSKGYSLAGLRLGFGVGNPQLLNGLFKVKDSYNVDAIACKVATAAITDQAYKNACVAKVKASRTRLAKDLKQLGFCVWDSQANFLLTQPPQGNAEYLYQQLREKKILIRYFKQPGLEDKLRITVGTDEQNQILLQALRDLLESRD